Proteins encoded by one window of Monoglobus pectinilyticus:
- the rpsG gene encoding 30S ribosomal protein S7 produces MPRRGHIARRDVLPDPMYNSKTVTRLVNNIMLDGKKGVAQRIVYDAFDIIKEKTGKDPVEVFEEAMNSVMPVLEVKARRVGGANYQVPIEVRPERRQTLGLRWITQFSRQRSERTMAERLANELIDATNSTGGAYKKKEDTHRMAEANKAFANFRW; encoded by the coding sequence GTGCCAAGAAGAGGTCATATAGCTCGTCGTGATGTATTGCCTGATCCTATGTATAACAGCAAGACTGTTACACGTCTCGTAAATAACATCATGCTCGACGGAAAAAAAGGTGTTGCTCAGAGAATAGTTTATGATGCATTTGATATCATAAAGGAAAAGACAGGAAAGGATCCTGTTGAAGTATTTGAAGAAGCAATGAACAGCGTAATGCCGGTTCTGGAGGTTAAGGCTCGCCGTGTCGGCGGTGCTAACTATCAGGTTCCGATTGAGGTTAGACCGGAAAGACGTCAAACTCTCGGACTTAGATGGATTACTCAGTTCTCAAGACAGCGTTCTGAAAGAACGATGGCTGAAAGACTTGCAAATGAGTTGATTGACGCTACAAACAGCACCGGTGGTGCATATAAGAAGAAAGAAGATACACACAGAATGGCAGAAGCGAATAAGGCATTCGCTAATTTCCGTTGGTAA
- the rpsL gene encoding 30S ribosomal protein S12 has protein sequence MPTFNQLVRKGRATIEKKSTAPALLKGVNTIKKRPTDQASPQKRGVCTSVRTMTPKKPNSALRKVARVRLTNGIEVSAYIPGIGHNLQEHSVVMIRGGRIKDLPGVRYHIIRGTLDTSGVDARRQSRSKYGAKRPK, from the coding sequence TTGCCAACGTTTAACCAATTAGTTAGAAAGGGCAGAGCTACAATAGAAAAGAAGTCAACAGCTCCGGCGCTATTGAAAGGTGTTAATACAATCAAAAAGCGTCCTACAGACCAGGCTTCTCCTCAGAAGAGAGGAGTATGTACTTCTGTTAGAACTATGACTCCTAAAAAGCCTAACTCAGCCCTGCGTAAGGTTGCCAGAGTACGTCTCACAAACGGAATCGAGGTTTCTGCTTATATTCCGGGTATCGGACACAATTTGCAGGAGCATAGTGTTGTTATGATTCGCGGAGGACGTATAAAGGACCTTCCTGGTGTACGTTACCACATTATCCGCGGTACTCTTGATACATCAGGTGTGGACGCACGTAGACAGTCAAGGTCTAAGTATGGTGCAAAGAGACCTAAATAG
- the mtaB gene encoding tRNA (N(6)-L-threonylcarbamoyladenosine(37)-C(2))-methylthiotransferase MtaB — protein MWLKICKTFIFREEVTKITVKFITLGCKTNIYESESMAELFRESGYEIITDDNAPADVCVVNTCTVTGMGARKSRQQIRRAKRQNPNALIAVTGCFSQTSPEEVRELGADIIIGNKGRSKIVELVKAAEQGKKADIVDNILTEHEYEELPVTHTQSRVRANIKIEDGCNNFCTYCIIPYARGPVRSRNIEKIVSEAETLAENGYKEVVLTGIHIGSYGKDLNNGLKLIDVIESVNNVKGIERIRLGSIEPVIITQDFVSRAKNLTKLCPQFHLSLQSGSNATLKRMNRHYTSEEFKKAVELLRENIPDTSITTDLMVGFSGETQDEFLESYEFCKSIGFMQMHIFKYSIREGTAAEKLPDRIRGEIKEDRSRQMIELAENMKEKFYRKYEGKIVSILAEQEKEAGIYHGTTPNHMDVLFNCPSHNIAGETLKAKLTEYKNGFIHGELL, from the coding sequence ATGTGGCTAAAAATCTGTAAGACTTTCATTTTTCGAGAGGAAGTGACAAAAATTACAGTAAAATTTATTACACTAGGCTGTAAAACAAACATATACGAGAGCGAATCAATGGCTGAGCTGTTCAGAGAATCAGGATATGAAATAATAACCGATGACAACGCTCCTGCTGACGTCTGTGTTGTAAATACCTGTACAGTTACAGGCATGGGCGCAAGAAAATCAAGACAGCAGATACGCAGAGCAAAACGCCAAAACCCGAACGCCTTAATAGCTGTGACAGGGTGTTTTTCACAAACATCACCCGAAGAGGTCAGAGAACTTGGCGCTGATATAATAATCGGCAATAAAGGACGCTCAAAAATCGTTGAATTAGTTAAGGCTGCAGAACAAGGCAAAAAGGCAGATATTGTAGATAATATTCTAACCGAACACGAATATGAAGAACTTCCGGTCACTCATACTCAAAGCAGAGTCCGCGCCAATATCAAGATAGAGGATGGCTGCAATAACTTCTGTACTTACTGCATTATTCCATATGCTAGGGGGCCGGTGCGTTCCCGTAATATAGAAAAAATTGTCAGCGAAGCTGAGACCCTGGCTGAAAATGGGTATAAAGAAGTGGTATTGACCGGTATACATATCGGCTCATACGGCAAAGATTTAAACAATGGACTTAAACTTATAGATGTGATAGAATCTGTTAATAATGTAAAAGGCATAGAAAGAATACGTCTAGGTTCTATTGAGCCTGTAATTATCACACAGGATTTTGTCAGCCGTGCAAAGAACCTAACAAAACTCTGTCCTCAGTTTCATCTGTCCCTTCAAAGCGGTTCAAATGCAACTCTCAAACGTATGAACAGGCATTATACATCAGAAGAATTCAAAAAAGCTGTTGAACTTTTAAGAGAAAATATTCCTGACACATCAATAACAACTGATTTAATGGTAGGATTTTCGGGAGAAACACAAGATGAGTTTCTTGAATCTTATGAGTTCTGCAAATCCATTGGGTTTATGCAGATGCACATTTTTAAGTATTCTATCAGAGAGGGTACTGCCGCTGAAAAACTGCCTGACAGAATACGCGGCGAGATAAAAGAGGACCGCAGCCGGCAAATGATTGAACTGGCAGAGAATATGAAAGAAAAATTTTACAGAAAATATGAGGGAAAGATTGTTTCCATACTGGCAGAGCAGGAAAAAGAAGCTGGTATATATCATGGAACTACCCCGAATCACATGGACGTGTTATTTAATTGTCCTTCCCACAACATAGCAGGAGAGACGTTAAAAGCAAAACTCACAGAATATAAAAACGGGTTTATACATGGAGAATTACTATAA
- a CDS encoding ribosomal L7Ae/L30e/S12e/Gadd45 family protein — protein sequence MENLKHRNKVIGVKQVKNALKSGRADMVYVADDADTSVTQSIFEMCRENGIEPIIVETRKELGRACGIDVFTAAAATLKS from the coding sequence ATGGAAAATTTGAAACATAGAAATAAGGTTATTGGTGTCAAGCAAGTGAAAAATGCTTTGAAAAGCGGACGTGCTGACATGGTTTATGTTGCAGATGACGCTGATACCTCTGTGACACAATCAATATTTGAAATGTGTCGTGAAAACGGTATAGAACCTATTATTGTCGAAACACGAAAAGAGCTCGGAAGAGCCTGCGGCATTGATGTTTTTACAGCTGCTGCCGCAACATTAAAAAGTTAA
- a CDS encoding nucleoside deaminase: MENEYMRLALNEAALAEASGDIPVGAVIVKNGVVIAKAHNTREKYMNALCHAEISAINSACRYLNNWRLDDCDMYVTLEPCIMCSGAVVQSRIRRVFFGAYDIENGYMASNFVPGLKLPECYCGIMEEECKSALVKFFDKLRK, translated from the coding sequence TTGGAAAACGAATATATGCGTCTTGCCCTCAATGAGGCTGCTTTGGCGGAAGCCTCGGGCGATATTCCGGTAGGGGCCGTGATTGTAAAAAATGGTGTGGTGATAGCAAAAGCCCACAACACCAGGGAAAAGTACATGAACGCTTTGTGTCATGCGGAGATTTCAGCTATTAACAGTGCTTGCCGTTATCTTAATAACTGGCGGCTTGACGACTGCGATATGTATGTTACGCTGGAGCCTTGCATTATGTGTTCCGGTGCTGTCGTTCAGTCAAGAATAAGACGCGTGTTTTTTGGCGCCTATGATATCGAAAACGGTTATATGGCGTCGAATTTTGTTCCGGGTTTGAAATTGCCTGAATGTTATTGCGGTATAATGGAAGAAGAATGCAAATCAGCTTTGGTAAAGTTTTTTGATAAGCTGAGGAAATAA
- a CDS encoding response regulator — MKKFVSIFLIFYIIFLSVSPVFAYEPKQVIRVAKFNSGNYFISEDDGTVKSYDKEYLDKISEYTGMQYEFVDCGTWQNAVKMLENHQIDLVGTMQTSDERLQNYDFCKYEYGVTYASLACLPDKDYTFQDYTSFSDASIGCTIDYVRKSELYNWMSEHNITGSLTFYDTEPQLVNALQNGEIDIMAASVHTILPEWNILDKYCFSPFYFTTWKGNSALTEMIDNAILKIKLYESEFEDSLIEYYFPYISVDPLTSEEKDYINNSNGIELFFDPEAAPITFVDKKSGNMKGVIIDNCELISHSTGLKIQYKSLVDRALIDDSKNQYAFISIVNNYTSEYTKESDNEKITKPIFEFPFYLYCNWGFDYNVNSSYTVAMTSGRPAIRDYLEHTNPNYNIIECNTIKECFDLLKEGKVDLVFSSLYTSNNILIKENRTDVNFIPTTETNIGIAIKFTGSDSEILKSIFNKEISTIKSEDQTQALLNYTTNMAPEASLSYFIQTNTGVFIFILFIIFLVLLFACIWLIRYYAISKQKAALSSINDELRKANAAKTDFLSRMSHDIRTPMNAIIGMTNLAKKSANVSEETLDYLEKINSSSNFLLGLINDILDMSKIESGSLNFNPSVYFYNDFLSNISAMFTPLCNNKNVTFIIERGLTENTALFVDKVRFNQIFFNILSNAIKYTPNGGEVKYEMKNILVNNKNLSADYIISDNGIGMSEEFQKEMFNPFAREHDDTNTTEGTGLGLAITKNILDLMGGNINVSSKEGKGTTVIIHLEIPLAAKEQIVTNKIADNLIGDLNGKKVLLVEDHPLNTEIAEKILENKGVTVVSAKNGLDGLNKFRSSDQYEFDAILMDIRMPVMDGLETTKKIRKLNRPDAKNIPIIAMSANAYQEDIEKSLSAGINEHLAKPINPELLYATLEKFIGKNK; from the coding sequence ATGAAAAAATTCGTAAGTATATTTCTTATATTTTATATAATATTTCTTTCTGTCTCACCTGTTTTTGCTTATGAGCCGAAGCAGGTTATTCGTGTTGCTAAATTTAACAGCGGAAACTATTTTATTTCTGAAGATGACGGAACCGTTAAAAGTTATGACAAAGAATATCTGGACAAAATTTCTGAATATACCGGAATGCAATATGAATTTGTTGATTGCGGAACATGGCAAAATGCTGTTAAAATGTTGGAGAATCATCAAATTGATTTAGTGGGCACAATGCAAACCAGTGATGAAAGACTGCAAAATTATGACTTCTGCAAATACGAATACGGCGTTACATACGCTTCGCTTGCCTGTCTGCCTGATAAAGATTATACCTTCCAGGATTACACTTCATTTTCAGACGCCAGTATCGGCTGTACTATAGACTATGTCCGCAAAAGCGAGCTTTATAATTGGATGTCTGAACATAACATAACCGGTTCTTTAACTTTTTATGATACCGAACCTCAGCTTGTCAACGCTTTGCAAAATGGAGAAATAGACATTATGGCGGCAAGCGTTCACACTATCCTTCCTGAATGGAACATCTTAGATAAGTATTGTTTCTCTCCATTTTATTTCACCACCTGGAAAGGCAACTCAGCTCTCACCGAAATGATTGATAATGCTATTTTAAAAATAAAACTTTATGAATCTGAATTTGAAGATTCCCTGATTGAGTATTACTTTCCTTATATATCTGTTGACCCTTTAACTTCCGAAGAAAAAGATTATATAAACAATTCAAACGGCATAGAACTCTTTTTCGATCCGGAAGCTGCTCCCATAACTTTCGTAGATAAAAAAAGCGGAAATATGAAAGGCGTAATTATTGACAACTGTGAACTCATTTCACACTCTACCGGGCTCAAAATACAATATAAATCTTTAGTTGACAGAGCTTTAATTGACGATTCAAAAAATCAATATGCTTTTATAAGCATAGTTAATAATTATACATCAGAATATACTAAAGAGAGTGATAACGAAAAAATCACCAAACCAATTTTTGAATTCCCATTCTATTTATACTGTAACTGGGGATTTGATTATAATGTCAATTCTTCATATACAGTAGCTATGACTTCCGGAAGACCGGCAATCAGGGACTATCTTGAACACACTAATCCAAATTATAATATTATAGAATGCAATACTATAAAAGAGTGTTTTGACCTTTTAAAAGAAGGAAAGGTTGATCTCGTTTTTTCAAGCCTATATACCTCAAATAATATACTAATCAAAGAAAACCGCACCGATGTAAATTTTATTCCCACAACTGAAACTAATATAGGAATCGCTATAAAATTTACCGGAAGCGATTCTGAAATACTTAAATCTATCTTTAATAAAGAAATAAGCACTATTAAAAGCGAGGATCAGACGCAAGCCCTTTTGAACTACACAACAAATATGGCTCCGGAAGCAAGCTTAAGTTATTTTATACAAACAAATACAGGAGTTTTTATTTTCATTTTATTTATTATATTTTTAGTTCTTTTATTTGCCTGCATATGGTTAATCAGATACTACGCCATCTCAAAACAAAAAGCAGCTTTATCATCCATAAACGATGAGCTAAGAAAAGCAAATGCTGCAAAAACTGATTTTCTTTCCAGGATGAGTCATGACATAAGAACTCCAATGAACGCAATTATAGGTATGACCAACCTTGCAAAAAAAAGTGCCAATGTATCGGAAGAAACTTTAGATTATTTGGAAAAAATAAATTCATCAAGCAATTTTCTTCTAGGTTTGATTAATGACATACTCGATATGTCAAAGATTGAGAGCGGCAGTCTCAACTTTAATCCTTCGGTATATTTTTATAATGATTTTTTAAGTAACATAAGCGCCATGTTTACTCCTTTGTGCAACAATAAAAATGTGACGTTTATTATTGAAAGAGGATTAACTGAAAACACAGCGCTGTTCGTTGATAAGGTTCGTTTTAATCAAATATTTTTCAACATATTAAGCAACGCTATAAAATACACCCCAAACGGCGGAGAAGTTAAATATGAAATGAAAAATATCTTAGTTAATAATAAAAATTTATCTGCTGATTATATAATTTCCGATAACGGTATTGGGATGAGTGAAGAATTCCAAAAAGAAATGTTTAATCCGTTTGCCAGGGAACATGATGATACTAACACCACAGAAGGAACCGGTCTCGGTTTAGCCATTACAAAAAATATTCTTGATCTCATGGGCGGGAATATTAATGTAAGCAGTAAAGAAGGAAAGGGTACAACAGTAATTATTCATCTTGAAATTCCATTGGCTGCAAAAGAGCAGATTGTTACTAATAAAATAGCTGATAATTTAATAGGTGATTTAAATGGAAAAAAGGTGCTTTTGGTGGAAGACCATCCCTTAAACACCGAAATAGCAGAAAAAATTTTGGAAAATAAGGGAGTCACAGTAGTAAGCGCCAAGAACGGCCTTGACGGTTTAAATAAGTTTAGGTCATCAGACCAATATGAATTTGACGCAATTCTTATGGACATAAGAATGCCGGTAATGGACGGACTTGAGACTACAAAAAAAATAAGAAAACTTAACCGCCCTGACGCTAAAAATATACCTATAATCGCCATGTCCGCAAACGCTTATCAGGAGGATATCGAAAAATCTTTATCAGCAGGTATAAACGAGCATCTTGCAAAACCTATTAATCCGGAACTTCTGTATGCAACTTTAGAAAAATTTATTGGAAAGAATAAATAA
- a CDS encoding HPr family phosphocarrier protein: MKKVTVSLASINDVKSFVNIVSKYDFDVDLISGRYVVDAKSIMGIFSLDLSKPIDVEVMTDDCDSFIDEIKPFTV, encoded by the coding sequence ATGAAAAAGGTTACTGTATCATTAGCTTCAATCAACGATGTAAAAAGTTTTGTAAACATTGTTTCAAAGTATGATTTTGATGTTGACTTAATCTCAGGCAGATACGTTGTTGACGCTAAGTCAATAATGGGTATATTCAGTCTTGATTTGTCTAAGCCGATTGATGTTGAGGTTATGACTGATGATTGTGATTCATTTATTGATGAAATAAAGCCGTTTACTGTTTAA
- the fusA gene encoding elongation factor G, giving the protein MGRAFSLEKTRNIGIMAHIDAGKTTTTERILFYTGRVHKIGETHEGAATMDWMEQEQERGITITSAATTAQWKDHRINIIDTPGHVDFTVEVERSLRVLDGSVTVLCAKGGVEPQSETVWRQADKYQVPRMVYVNKMDIMGADFYNVVSMMKDRLKCNAVPIQLPIGAEDEFKGLIDLIQMKAFIYYDELGQDERIEEIPADMADKAAEYREAMLEAVAETDEELMDKYLEEGDLSIDEIKKAIRKATIANEMVPVLCGSSYRNKGVQNMLDAVIDFMPSPLDVPPIKGVVPRTEEEAVRHSSDDEPFAALAFKIMTDPFVGKLCFFRVYSGTLNSGSHVYNSVKGNKERIGRILQMHANHREDIDTVYAGDIAAAVGLKNTTTGDTLCDESAPVILESMEFPEPVIRVAIEPKTKAGQEKMGIALAKLAEEDPTFRTYTDDETGQTIIAGMGELHLEIIVDRLLREFKVEADVGNPQVSYRETIRNKIHVDHKYARQSGGKGQYGHVVMDMEPLPAGEGYVFENKIVGGAIPKEYIPAVDAGIQGAMQTGVLAGYPVVDVKCTLVDGSYHEVDSSEMAFKIAGSMAFKDGCKKGNPVIMEPIMKVVVNVPEEYMGDVMGDLNSRRGQIQGMEARTGAQEITANVPLSEMFGYATELRSRTQGRGQYSMEPSHFEELPKSIAEKIIKERSSED; this is encoded by the coding sequence ATGGGTAGAGCGTTTTCATTAGAGAAAACCAGAAATATAGGTATCATGGCTCATATTGATGCCGGTAAGACTACCACCACAGAACGTATTTTGTTCTATACTGGACGTGTGCACAAGATTGGTGAAACCCATGAAGGTGCTGCTACCATGGACTGGATGGAGCAGGAGCAGGAACGTGGTATTACCATTACTTCTGCTGCTACTACAGCACAGTGGAAAGACCACAGAATTAACATAATTGATACACCTGGACACGTTGATTTCACAGTTGAGGTTGAGCGTTCTCTGCGTGTACTTGATGGAAGTGTTACTGTTCTTTGTGCTAAGGGCGGCGTTGAGCCTCAGTCAGAAACCGTTTGGAGACAGGCTGATAAGTATCAGGTTCCAAGAATGGTATATGTTAATAAGATGGATATCATGGGCGCTGATTTTTATAATGTTGTTTCCATGATGAAAGACCGTCTGAAATGTAATGCTGTTCCTATTCAGCTTCCTATCGGAGCTGAGGACGAGTTCAAAGGTCTTATTGACTTGATTCAAATGAAGGCTTTCATTTATTATGATGAACTGGGACAGGATGAAAGAATAGAAGAGATTCCAGCAGATATGGCTGATAAAGCTGCTGAATACAGAGAAGCAATGCTGGAGGCTGTTGCTGAGACAGATGAAGAGCTGATGGATAAGTATCTTGAGGAGGGCGACCTTAGTATCGACGAAATCAAGAAGGCTATCCGTAAAGCTACTATAGCAAACGAAATGGTACCTGTTCTGTGTGGTTCTTCATACAGAAACAAGGGCGTTCAGAATATGCTTGACGCTGTTATAGACTTTATGCCGTCACCTCTTGACGTACCGCCTATTAAGGGTGTTGTGCCGAGAACAGAGGAAGAAGCTGTTAGACATTCATCAGACGATGAGCCGTTTGCTGCTTTGGCGTTTAAGATTATGACAGACCCGTTTGTTGGTAAGCTGTGCTTCTTTAGAGTTTATTCAGGAACACTTAACAGTGGTTCCCATGTTTATAACTCTGTTAAAGGAAACAAAGAGAGAATAGGACGTATTCTTCAAATGCACGCTAACCACAGAGAAGATATTGACACTGTTTATGCAGGTGATATTGCTGCTGCTGTCGGTCTAAAGAATACTACAACAGGTGACACACTTTGTGATGAGAGTGCTCCGGTTATCCTTGAGTCTATGGAATTCCCGGAACCGGTTATCCGTGTTGCGATAGAGCCTAAGACAAAAGCCGGACAGGAAAAGATGGGTATTGCCCTTGCAAAATTGGCTGAAGAAGATCCGACATTCAGAACTTATACTGATGACGAGACAGGTCAGACAATTATTGCCGGTATGGGTGAGCTTCATCTTGAAATTATCGTTGACAGACTTCTGCGTGAGTTTAAGGTAGAAGCTGATGTAGGTAATCCTCAGGTATCTTACCGTGAGACTATAAGAAACAAGATACATGTTGACCATAAATATGCTCGTCAGTCGGGTGGTAAAGGTCAGTACGGACATGTTGTTATGGATATGGAACCTCTTCCGGCTGGAGAAGGTTATGTATTTGAGAATAAGATTGTCGGCGGTGCTATTCCTAAGGAATATATTCCTGCTGTTGACGCAGGTATTCAAGGCGCAATGCAGACAGGTGTTCTCGCCGGTTACCCGGTTGTTGACGTAAAATGTACTTTGGTAGACGGTTCTTACCATGAAGTCGATTCATCTGAAATGGCGTTTAAGATTGCCGGTTCTATGGCATTCAAAGACGGCTGTAAGAAAGGTAATCCGGTTATCATGGAGCCTATCATGAAGGTTGTTGTTAATGTTCCTGAAGAATACATGGGAGATGTTATGGGTGACCTTAACTCACGCCGTGGACAAATTCAGGGTATGGAAGCAAGAACCGGTGCTCAGGAAATTACTGCAAACGTGCCGCTTTCTGAAATGTTTGGATATGCGACAGAGCTGCGTTCCAGAACACAGGGCCGCGGTCAGTATTCAATGGAGCCGAGTCATTTTGAAGAGCTGCCGAAGAGTATTGCTGAAAAGATTATAAAAGAGAGATCAAGCGAGGACTAA
- the ppdK gene encoding pyruvate, phosphate dikinase has product MSKKYVYLFSEGDASMRNILGGKGANLAEMTRMGFPVPQGFTVSTEACTKYYEDGQKISDEILEQIYAALAETEKIVGKKFGDLENPFLVSVRSGARASMPGMMDTILNLGLNDIAVQGLAKKTNNERFAYDSYRRFIQMFSDVVMELSKKRFEEIIDEMKEERGITFDTEFSTEDLKEMVEKFKAFYKSEKGEDFPQDPKVQMIESIKAVFRSWDNPRANVYRRMNDIPYSWGTAVNVQAMVFGNMGETSGTGVAFTRNPSTGEKKLYGEYLINAQGEDVVAGVRTPNPIAQLENDMPEVYKEFTEIATKLENHYRDMQDMEYTIEEGKLYMLQTRNGKRTAASAIKIAVDLVNEGMLTKEEAILKVEPKQLDSLLHPTFVQDELKKADVFVKGLAASPGAACGKVYFTAEDCVEAVQRGEKVVLVRLETSPEDIEGMDAAEGILTSRGGMTSHAAVVARGMGTCCVAGCGDVKVDYDNSCFYVNDTKVSEGDYISLDGSTGNVYLGQIPTEEAKLAGDFETFMGWADEIRTLKVYTNADTPRDAKHAVEFGAQGIGLCRTEHMFFAEDRIAAIREMIVSKTVEQRKAALDKLLPMQRGDFEELYRVMGDRPVTVRLLDPPLHEFVPHTDEEIKDLAKEMGLEFADLKATVEGLKEFNPMLGHRGCRLAVTYPEIAEMQARAIMEAAVACNKDGLNVVPEIMIPLVGEVKELKYVKSFVVETAKKVLEENNMDFDFEVGTMIEVPRAALTAGEIAKEAEFFSFGTNDLTQMTFGFSRDDAGAFLNDYYEKKIFESDPFAKLDQIGVGKLVRMAAEAGREARPEIKLGICGEHGGDPSTIDFCHRVGLNYVSCSPFRVPIARLAAAHAAVNNK; this is encoded by the coding sequence ATGTCTAAAAAATATGTATACCTTTTCAGCGAAGGCGACGCGTCAATGAGAAACATTCTCGGAGGCAAAGGTGCTAACTTGGCGGAAATGACAAGAATGGGATTTCCGGTTCCGCAGGGATTCACGGTTTCAACAGAGGCGTGTACAAAATACTACGAGGATGGACAGAAAATATCTGATGAGATTTTAGAGCAAATATATGCGGCTTTGGCCGAGACAGAAAAAATCGTCGGAAAAAAGTTTGGAGATTTAGAAAATCCATTCCTGGTATCTGTTAGAAGCGGTGCGCGCGCGTCAATGCCCGGTATGATGGATACAATATTAAATTTAGGATTAAACGATATAGCTGTTCAGGGTCTTGCTAAGAAGACAAATAATGAGAGGTTCGCTTATGACAGTTACCGCCGTTTTATACAGATGTTCTCAGATGTTGTTATGGAACTCTCAAAGAAACGTTTTGAAGAAATTATTGATGAGATGAAAGAGGAGAGAGGTATCACATTTGATACCGAGTTTTCAACTGAAGACCTCAAGGAAATGGTTGAGAAGTTCAAAGCGTTCTATAAGTCTGAAAAAGGTGAAGACTTCCCTCAGGACCCAAAAGTTCAGATGATAGAGTCTATAAAAGCTGTGTTCCGTTCATGGGATAACCCGAGAGCTAATGTTTACAGAAGAATGAATGATATTCCTTATTCATGGGGTACTGCTGTTAATGTTCAGGCTATGGTATTCGGTAACATGGGCGAGACTTCCGGTACAGGTGTTGCGTTTACGCGTAATCCATCCACCGGAGAGAAAAAACTGTATGGAGAGTATCTCATAAACGCTCAGGGAGAAGACGTTGTTGCAGGTGTAAGAACACCTAACCCAATTGCTCAGCTTGAAAACGATATGCCTGAGGTATATAAAGAGTTTACAGAGATTGCAACAAAATTGGAGAACCATTACAGAGACATGCAGGATATGGAGTATACAATTGAAGAAGGAAAGCTCTACATGCTTCAAACCCGTAATGGTAAAAGAACTGCAGCTTCTGCAATAAAAATAGCTGTTGATTTGGTTAACGAGGGTATGCTTACCAAAGAGGAAGCTATTCTAAAGGTTGAGCCAAAGCAGCTTGATTCCCTGCTTCATCCAACATTTGTTCAAGATGAACTTAAAAAAGCTGATGTGTTTGTAAAAGGTCTTGCAGCGTCACCAGGTGCTGCTTGCGGTAAGGTTTATTTTACTGCTGAAGATTGTGTTGAAGCGGTTCAAAGAGGCGAAAAGGTTGTTCTTGTGCGTTTGGAAACGTCGCCTGAGGATATTGAGGGTATGGACGCTGCTGAAGGTATTTTGACCTCAAGAGGCGGCATGACAAGTCACGCTGCTGTTGTTGCCCGCGGAATGGGTACATGCTGTGTAGCCGGCTGCGGTGATGTTAAAGTTGATTATGATAACAGCTGTTTCTATGTGAATGATACGAAAGTTTCAGAAGGAGACTATATTTCTCTTGACGGCTCAACAGGTAACGTTTATCTTGGACAAATCCCTACAGAGGAAGCAAAGCTGGCAGGTGATTTTGAAACGTTTATGGGCTGGGCTGATGAAATCAGAACTCTTAAAGTTTATACAAACGCTGACACTCCGCGTGACGCTAAACATGCGGTTGAGTTCGGAGCTCAGGGTATAGGCCTTTGCCGTACTGAACATATGTTCTTTGCTGAAGACAGAATTGCCGCTATACGTGAAATGATAGTGTCAAAGACTGTTGAGCAAAGAAAGGCAGCTCTTGATAAACTTTTACCTATGCAGCGCGGAGATTTTGAAGAGCTGTACAGAGTAATGGGTGACAGACCTGTGACGGTTCGTCTGCTTGACCCGCCGCTTCATGAGTTTGTTCCGCATACAGATGAAGAAATAAAGGATTTGGCAAAGGAAATGGGACTCGAATTTGCTGACCTTAAGGCAACTGTTGAGGGTCTTAAAGAATTCAACCCAATGCTGGGTCACAGAGGATGCCGTTTGGCCGTAACATATCCTGAAATCGCTGAGATGCAGGCACGTGCCATAATGGAAGCCGCTGTAGCCTGCAACAAAGACGGATTAAACGTTGTTCCTGAAATTATGATACCGTTGGTTGGAGAAGTTAAGGAACTTAAATATGTAAAGAGTTTTGTTGTTGAAACTGCAAAGAAGGTTCTTGAAGAAAATAATATGGACTTTGATTTTGAGGTTGGAACCATGATAGAAGTTCCCCGTGCAGCTTTAACAGCTGGAGAAATTGCAAAAGAAGCTGAGTTCTTCTCATTCGGAACCAATGACTTGACGCAGATGACTTTTGGATTCTCGCGTGATGACGCAGGTGCATTCCTTAATGACTATTATGAAAAGAAGATATTTGAATCCGATCCGTTTGCTAAGCTCGACCAAATAGGTGTTGGTAAGCTGGTTCGCATGGCGGCTGAGGCAGGCAGAGAAGCTCGTCCTGAGATTAAATTAGGTATATGCGGAGAACATGGCGGTGATCCTTCTACTATTGATTTCTGTCATAGAGTTGGTCTGAACTATGTATCATGTTCACCGTTCCGTGTTCCAATAGCAAGGCTTGCGGCAGCTCATGCAGCAGTAAATAATAAGTAA